The DNA region AAGGTGGGCTGAAGCCTCCATCTGCAGGAGGTGGAAAAGCAGGgagagatgaggaagccaagagCATAAGCAGCTCTTCCCACagtaggggaggggaaggagtaTCTTGAGAAGATCAAGGGGAGAATTTTTATGGTTGAAGGAGAAGAGCATTGCAAGCTACCAGCAGGtggttgatttttaaagttagttTGTGTATCCCTGAATGATAATTCATATAATGTCAGCAGCCAGCATTTCCTGAGGGCTGCTGACAAATGCCAGGATGCTAACAAAAGCAAggatctgctcctctccctgtcccccactccctccaTCACTTTAGAGTCAATCACACCAAGCACAGAGTGGTGTATTTGCAGGTCCTCCTCTGTAAACTCTGCATCTCAGTTCTGTACGTTTCTTTGAAAATCATAGCCCTTTAGCATGTCCCGAAGCCCTGCTGGCTTTGGAAATATGCCTGATCTTTCCTGAACTTACCGTGCCTTAAGGAATCTGAAAATGTTTGTTCATTCCTTATTACCCACAAATTATAATAGTTCAGCAAAAATGTCTCTACTATGGCCTCAATATTGATGAAATTAAACTATCTAATGCTTAACAGCAAGTCCAAAGTAATTCCCTGGCCATTGTAGCTCCTTGTCTGCTGTCCCGAATGAAGTCTGCCAAATGACCTgctaaaaggaacaaaaaggaatTGAAACCGACCCAGAAAGATAGGATCCGCCCTTATTTAGCTAAGATGCTCTCTGTGCCGTTCTCCCGTCCCTAGCTCCGCATTAGCTGCACACATTAATGGTCATCAGCTCTGCAACTGGGCCGAGCAGAGGAGGGGGAGATGCCTGCCTGTCTGTTTGCTGTGACTTCCGAGCTAGCTGTGTTTAAATCACTCCCAGATGGTGCCTGTGCTGAGAAGAGGGAGGCTTTTCCGTGTCCCTTCATTTTACCCAGATCCCCCTTGAAGAATGAGGTGCCACTTCAAAGAGGCAGGCATTCTGTGGGTGACCTTACAGCTTCTGGTTGATTTATGCTGGAGTTTAGCCACTGCCTTTGGAAAGACTTTGTTGCATGGAGTCTATTTATCTGACCTTTCTTTGACTAGACAACCCCATAGGAGCTCGTAGGAAAAAATGGGGCCTCCATGTAGAGAGGTGGCATTTGGATGAGCCGCAGGAATTCTGGTGCTTCTCCAATTTTGATCCCTTAAGCCCGCGCTGACCACCCTGTAGCTGGGCTCGGCACAGCCTGGACGGATGAGAAGGGGACAGGCGTCCTGAGGATGAATATAGGATGTGGACTCTGAGGTGGCTCATTGCTTTCATAAGAATCAGACTTAGTTCGCTCAGTGTCCAAAAGAGTCATTGGAGGTAGCCAGCACCATTACATTGAGCTCATTTATTTAATAAGCTGTTTTAACACCGGGCactgggtttgggggtggggtggtttaTGGTCAGTGAGGGAGACATGTGCCCTTAAAGGCCCCGAGAGCCCATGCTTTGCGAACCATATAGAAGGTGAAGTGAAGGGTGATATAGTCTCTTAAGAGGATTTCTTCCCATCGGGCTTCGTTGGCTCAGGTATGAGGCAGACTCACATTATTTGGCACCACCGACTTCCATAGGGTAGGTTATTTGGTGCATCGAGTCCTGTTTCTTAGATACACTTGGCCATGAAGGAGGACTGCTGTTGTCATAAAGCAAACCCCAAACCCAGGTGCTCCATGAGACTCAGTCAGACGGGGCCCTGCCCTATGCGAAAGGAAAGCGCCGTGGCGGGCCGCGTGGTGCACAGCTTCTCAGGGGCTCCTCCTGCAGAGCCCGTCCTCACTTACACTGCAGTCATGGTGGGCCACACAGAACCCGTGCCTCCTTCTCTCCAGAACCCCCAGGCCTTACAGAGTGGGTGTTGTGTGTGAGTAGGATAGAGGCAACACCTTGTCTCCAGAGATGGAGTGGGAATGGAGAAGCTGGTTTGTTCCTGATTTCTTCCTATCAAATTGAAGTCCATTTCCCAGGAGCATCTTCTGACAAAGCAAAGCCAAGGTCCTGGAGGCCAAATTGCCTCCCACCCACTCACCTGCAGCTTTTCCCTCTCGGGTGACACGTCCCCCCTCCTGAGGGGCTGCTGTTGGGAGAGTGTCTGATCCCCAGATCCACTGGCCATCCCAAACTGCACGGACCGCTTCATTTAAACAAGTCATTGGTCCAAGCTGAGTGCCTTCCTCCAAAGATGTTTAAGACAGGACACTTAAACAGGATACAATAACATAAATATGCCAGAGAAGAAGAGGTGGGTGTTCCATAGAGAGAGGCGTTAGCTGATGCAGGGTCAATTAGGGCCACCACTGGGTGCCTGAGGAGCGCTATCTTGTTAATGGAGATCCTCACTGAGTTACTCTCTGAAGTTCCTTTCCAGAAGTGAAATTAAAATCACGCAATTAAAATGTTCACAGTTGGGGCTGGATGTTCTTGAACTGATTGAAAGATGAAGAAGTGGACACGCcaacattttaaaacagcaatTGTCTCTGTAATTAAATGCAATTAACCGACATAACTGTCTGCTTTTCTGCACATAAGACTGATTGAAAttctaagactttaaaaaaacaaaacaaaacatgacctTCCTCTGATTCCTCTTCCCATCTTAACCAAAATTCTCACCAATGTATGAAGACCATCCAAGACGGTGGTTTAGCACACTGATTCTACCACCAATGTTACGTGGTGGACATATTAAGAAAACTGAGGAGAGACGTGTTAGAGAACACAGAACCCCAAGATGGTCAATGCACATCATTTCAcctaaatgcatatatttttggATTTCCACAATAGAGGATAGATCTAAAACTTTTCCATGGCTGATCTCTAGAGAAGTGATAACCAAAAAGCAGCTTCCAAAGTTTAGCtcattagctttaaaaaaaaaaaaaaggcattttgtttcttattattatagaaaatctggaaaatgctgaaagaataaagaggaagagGTTTCACATACTATTACCACAGAGATATACCCACtgagtgtttccttttcttttcctattacatatacatattttaattagtattaaagatatattttcatagatactatatatatacaccctGATTGCTTGcttatgttacaaatatttttcttgctatttaaaaaattcataaacatCTTTTGAAGTGTTTGAATAAAACCTCATCATATGGACCCACCATCATTTGCTTGACCATCCTCTTCTGATTAGGACAGTAAGTATTTTCTATTGTAATACTGCAGAAAGGAACATCTTGTTACAAAAGTCTGcctgaatttcttatttttcctgagGAGGCTTTCTTTTAAGTGCAATTTCCCGGGCCAGAGTTTAGTTCATTTTCTTGAGGCTTTTGAGGCTTTCGGTCTGTACTGCCGAATTACCTCCAGAAAGGTGACCAATTTATTTTTCCACCCGCGGGATAAGAAGTCACCTGATTCCCCACATGCCTTCCAACATTGAGTATCATCTCTATGATAAAAGTTCAAAAACTCTTCCTAGAGACATCTCATATTTTTCACACATCCTATGGGTCTGAGGCAAATTGTAACCAAAACCTGAATTGCTCAGGTCCCTGGCTGCACTTGCCAGCAAAGATGAGGGCACATCTGGGCCAGCGCCAGGTAGGTACCCACCAACGCAGCTGAGTTAAGCCAGAGGCGACTGGAGAACAAGTCAGCTGCCACCATCCATGAAGACATCTGCACATCAGGTTAATCTAGAGCCTGTCCCCATGCTACCCACATCCGTCTCCATCTTTTGCAGCTGTGTTGACCAGAGATGGACACAAAGTCATCCTAGAGAAGATAGAAGACTGGAATGTGGTAGAACTCATGGTGAACAAAGAAATTGTCTTCCACTGTAACATCAAAGACTTGGAGTTTGGTAAGTCCTTCAGCACTGCTCCCAACCAGCACTTTGCCTTCTCGGAAACATGCTCGATTTCAAGTGGAAGTGGCCAGTGGGCTATGCCCACATtcaagttgggtttttttctgtgtcttaaaTTCTTACTCAAAACCCTGTTCTCTGTGTTACATGCATGAGCACATCCTAAATCACACAGAGTTAAGGTGCTTGATGCTCTGGACTTCTTCCCAGGACACTGGAAACAAAAGagggacagaaaggaaaatgaagttttAGCCCTAGATTTCAAATGATATCATGGGAATTTAGGGGTAAgaggtttggggtttttctttttctttcttttttcctttcacatgtGTTTTATTACGGTTTGCCTCCAAAACAGTTTTTGTTCCATTTGACTATTCTACATGGGCTCGCTAAGACAATGGGAGTCGCTACACTGGCAATGTGTGGAATTATTAGTGAGGGTCCAGGGATCTCTCGGCTCTGGAGAGCTTCCTGCCGGGCAGGCTGGCATCACGCCTCCCACACTCTGCTCAGAAATAAAAGCTTGTGCAATCCACTCATACTCTGTTAAAGGCTAGTTAACAATTGACGTGCCAGTGTACTTTGAGACTAGACCTCTAGTGGAAGCCGTGTCTTCTATGACATGACGTTGTATAGAAAACTGGCCAAAAGAAAATCATACCTATTTCCCCAGGAGGTGATGGTAAACTAGACCCGCTGTGTGAAGAGGCCAGGATAGCCGTCCTAAATGCCTACTGATGATCTCGTCCAAACAGGCATCTGAAGTCAACAGAACAGC from Neomonachus schauinslandi chromosome 6, ASM220157v2, whole genome shotgun sequence includes:
- the C6H10orf53 gene encoding UPF0728 protein C10orf53 homolog, whose protein sequence is MPKDAVVIVRYGPYRAVGLSVEYRTFRLEGLQAVLTRDGHKVILEKIEDWNVVELMVNKEIVFHCNIKDLEFGGDGKLDPLCEEARIAVLNAY